In one Alnus glutinosa chromosome 12, dhAlnGlut1.1, whole genome shotgun sequence genomic region, the following are encoded:
- the LOC133851603 gene encoding calmodulin-like, with translation MGDVLTEEQVAEFQEAFCLLDKDGDGYITIEELGIAIKSLDQNPTVEELQSMINEVDIDGNGTIEFGEFLNLIVRKMKENEVEEELKEAFKVFDKDQDGYISPNELRHVMINLGEKLTDEEVDQMIREADLDGDGLVNYEEFVRMMLAV, from the exons ATGGGAGATGTCCTGACTGAAGAACAGGTTGCTGAGTTTCAAGAAGCTTTTTGTCTCCTTGATAAGGATGGAGATG GCTACATCACCATTGAAGAATTGGGGATTGCGATCaaatcattggatcaaaatcctaCCGTGGAAGAATTGCAAAGCATGATCAATGAAGTGGACATTGATGGCAACGGAACCATAGAATTTGGGGAGTTCTTGAATCTAATTGTAAGGAAAATGAAG GAAAATGAAGTGGAAGAGGAATTGAAAGAAGCTTTTAAAGTGTTTGACAAAGACCAAGATGGTTACATCTCACCTAATGAG TTAAGGCATGTAATGATAAATCTAGGAGAGAAACTGACAGATGAAGAGGTGGATCAAATGATAAGAGAAGCTGATTTGGACGGCGATGGTCTTGTTAATTACGAGGAATTCGTGAGAATGATGTTGGctgtttga